Proteins encoded within one genomic window of Brassica rapa cultivar Chiifu-401-42 chromosome A09, CAAS_Brap_v3.01, whole genome shotgun sequence:
- the LOC103841821 gene encoding probable phosphoinositide phosphatase SAC9 isoform X2, translating into MFWHSAGNEVECEQLVWTPKKHGQSIAFSSYIWRRGTIPIWWGAELKMTAAEAEIYVAAKDPYKGSTEYYQRLSKRYDTRNLDAPVGENQKKKAFVPIVCINLLRSGEGKSESILVQHFEESMNFIKSGGKLPYTRVHLINYDWHASVKLKGEQQTIEGLWMYLKSPTMAIGITEGDYLPSRQRLKDCRGEVICVDDVEGAFCLRSHQNGVIRFNCADSLDRTNAASFFGGLQVFVEQCRRLGISLDTDIGYGYNSGSSYTAPLPPGWEKRADAVTGKSYFIDHNTKTTTWSHPCPDKPWKRLDMRFEEFKRSTILSPVSELADLFLQQGDIHATLYTGSKAMHSQVLNIFSEESGAFKQFSAAQKNMKITLQRRYKNAMVDSSRQKQLEMFLGMRLFKHLPSIPVQPLHVLSRPSGFFLKPVPSMSETSNDGSSLLSIKTKDITWLCPQAAEAVELVIYLSEPCHVCQLVLTISHGADDLTCPSTVNVKTGRHLEDLKLVVQDASIPRCANGTNLLIPLPGPVRDEDIAITGAGARLHEKDTSSLSLLYDFEELEGQLDFLTRVVSVTFYPAGSLKIPMTLGQIEVLGVSLPWKGMFTSERTGGRLAEIAGKTKEDEVPFSSCSDSNPFAAKSLQAETVSTPVQQNDPFPSNLLDLLTGEVSASDPFPQPAVECVASGGNDMLDFLDQAVVQYSGPETVPSMSSSQDKSSRESGSHLYLNCLKSVMGPNMGRKLEFIEAIKLEIERLRLNISAAERDRALLSIGIDPATINPNSSHDEVYIGRLCRIANALAVLGQASLEDKLIASIGLEKLENSVIDFWNINGIGEGCNGGVCQVRAEVNKNSVGSTTKSLGGEPGSVFLCLQCRKKACKSCCAGRGAVLLSKSYSRDNANGGGSLADVSATSIGSDQYMCKKCCNTIVLEALIVDYVRVLVSLRRSGRVDDACREALNEVFGSNLTNHLAVRGQPSPKPEDFNVLRQILGQEESLAEFPYASFLHKVETGTDSAPFLSLLTPLNLASSSSYWKAPPSSSSVEAVIILSTLSDVNSVILLVSPCGYSDADAPTVQIWASNDMNKEARTLMGKWDVQSFVKSSPELYGPEKSGRAPRHIKFAFKNPIRCRIIWVTLRLPRLGSSSVSLDRNINLLSLDENPFAPPIPRRASFGATTENEPCLHAKRILVSGNSRRDKALASLQSVDSMSVRNWLDRPPRLNRFLIPLEAERPMANDLVLELYLQPGSPLASGFRLDAFNAIKPRVTHSPSSDIVDIWDPTSIIMEDRHVSPAVLYIQVSVLQDQYKMVTIAEYRLPEARVGTQMYFDFPKQVQGRRVSFKLLGDVTAFADDPAETDDLSGRASPFAAGLSLANRIKLYYYADPYEVGKWASLSAV; encoded by the exons ATGTTCTGGCACAG TGCAGGTAACGAAGTTGAGTGTGAGCAGCTTGTATGGACACCTAAAAAGCACGGTCAGAGCATTGCTTTTAGCTCGTACATATGGCGACGTGGCACAATACCAATATGGTGGGGTGCGGAACTGAAGATGACCGCGGCGGAAGCAGAAATCTATGTGGCAGCTAAGGATCCATATAAAGGAAGCACAGAGTATTACCAAAGGCTAAGCAAAAGATATGACACTAGGAATCTAGATGCACCGGTTGGGGAAAACCAGAAGAAAAAGGCTTTTGTTCCTATTGTGTGCATTAACTTGTTAAGAAGTGGAGAAGGGAAATCAGAATCTATCTTGGTCCAACATTTCGAAGAATCGATGAACTTCATCAAATCCGGTGGAAAGCTTCCTTATACTCGTGTTCATTTGATAAATTATGATTGGCATGCCAGTGTGAAATTAAAAGGGGAGCAGCAGACGATTGAAGGGTTATGGATGTATCTAAAATCTCCAACTATGGCAATAGGAATCACTGAAGGTGACTATTTGCCTTCAAGACAAAGACTGAAAGATTGCAGAGGTGAGGTGATCTGTGTTGATGACGTAGAAGGTGCCTTCTGTTTGAGATCTCATCAGAATGGTGTGATACGCTTCAACTGCGCTGATTCTTTGGATCGAACAAATGCTGCTAGTTTCTTCGGTGGTCTTCAAGTGTTCGTTGAGCAATGTAGAAGGCTGGGGATATCACTTGATACTGATATTGGATATGGTTATAATTCTGGGAGTAGCTATACTGCTCCTCTTCCACCGGGATGGGAGAAAAGAGCTGATGCAGTCACTGGAAAATCTTATTTTATAGATCACAATACTAAGACAACAACATGGAGTCATCCTTGTCCTGATAAACCATGGAAGAGACTTGACATGAGGTTTGAAGAGTTTAAGAGATCAACTATCTTGTCCCCTGTGTCTGAGCTCGCGGATCTTTTTCTGCAACAAGGTGATATCCATGCGACCCTCTATACCGGCTCAAAAGCTATGCACAGCCAAGTTCTCAATATCTTCAGTGAAGAATCAGGAGCGTTTAAACAGTTTTCTGCAGCAcagaaaaacatgaaaattaccTTACAGAGAAGATATAAAAATGCAATGGTTGATAGTTCACGGCAAAAGCAGCTGGAGATGTTTCTGGGAATGAGGCTTTTCAAGCATCTTCCATCAATTCCTGTTCAGCCTTTACAT GTACTTTCTCGACCAAGTGGTTTCTTTCTGAAACCTGTACCTAGCATGTCTGAGACTTCCAATGATGGGTCCAGTCTGCTGAGTATCAAGACGAAGGACATAACTTGG TTATGTCCACAAGCTGCAGAAGCTGTTGAATTAGTTATCTACCTCAGTGAGCCTTGCCATGTATGTCAACTTGTACTGACAATATCACACGGTGCGGATGATTTGACATGTCCATCCACTGTGAACGTGAAAACTGGACGCCACTTAGAGGACCTTAAATTAGTTGTTCAG GATGCTTCGATACCGCGGTGTGCGAATGGTACAAATCTTCTGATACCCTTACCAGGGCCAGTTCGTGATGAGGATATTGCTATTACTGGAGCTGGTGCACGTCTTCATGAAAAAGATACGTCAAGTCTTTCACTGCTGTATGATTTTGAAGAACTAGAAGGACAACTGGATTTCTTGACCCGTGTAGTTTCGGTTACATTTTATCCAGCTGGTTCTCTCAAAATCCCCATGACTCTTGGTCAG ATAGAAGTCCTTGGAGTTTCTCTTCCATGGAAAGGAATGTTTACTAGCGAACGTACCGGAGGAAGATTGGCTGAGATTGCAGggaaaacaaaagaagatgAAGTTCCTTTTTCATCTTGTTCTGACTCGAATCCTTTTGCCGCAAAATCTTTACAGGCTGAAACTGTGTCCACACCAGTACAACAGAATGATCCGTTTCCTAGTAATCTGCTTGACCTTTTGACAGGAGAGGTTTCTGCTTCTGACCCCTTCCCACAACCAGCGGTGGAATGTGTTGCAAGTGGAGGAAATGACATGCTTGATTTCTTAGACCAAGCAGTTGTTCAATATAGTGGTCCTGAAACTGTTCCCAGCATGTCTTCTTCACAAGATAAAAGTTCTAGAGAGAGTGGTTCTCATCTGTACTTAAATTGTCTGAAGTCCGTTATGGGTCCAAACATG GGAAGGAAGCTTGAGTTTATAGAAGCTATTAAACTTGAAATTGAACGGCTACGTCTGAATATTTCTGCAGCAGAAAGAGATAGGGCACTGTTATCAATTGGAATTGATCCTGCTACCATTAATCCAAACTCTTCACACGACGAGGTATATATTGGAAGATTATGCAGAATAGCAAATGCACTTGCAGTTCTTGGCCAGGCTTCTCTTGAAGATAAACTTATAGCTTCTATTGGTTTAGAGAAGCTGGAAAATAGTGTGATAGATTTCTGGAATATTAACGGAATTGGTGAGGGTTGTAACGGTGGAGTGTGTCAAGTCAGAGCCGAGGTCAACAAAAATTCAGTTGGATCTACTACCAAGAGTTTGGGGGGAGAGCCAGGCTCAGTGTTCTTATGTTTACAGTGTAGGAAGAAAGCTTGCAAGTCTTGTTGTGCCGGAAGAGGAGCGGTTCTGCTTTCAAAATCCTACTCCAGGGACAACGCGAATGGAGGTGGAAGTCTTGCTGATGTCTCTGCTACTTCTATAGGTTCAGATCAGTACATGTGTAAAAAATGCTGCAACACGATAGTACTTGAAGCCTTGATTGTGGATTACGTTAGGGTCTTGGTCAGCTTGCGAAGAAGTGGCCGTGTTGATGATGCTTGTCGGGAAGCTCTGAATGAGGTGTTTGGATCTAACCTTACGAATCATCTTGCTGTTAGAGGTCAACCTTCTCCTAAGCCAGAAGACTTTAATGTACTTCGTCAAATTCTTGGTCAAGAGGAATCACTTGCTGAGTTCCCATATGCAAGCTTCTTACATAAG GTGGAAACTGGGACTGATTCAGCACCGTTTTTGTCATTGCTCACCCCTCTGAATCTTGCTTCTAGTAGTTCCTACTGGAAAGCTCCTCCTTCTTCAAGCTCTGTTGAAGCTGTCATCATTCTCAGTACCCTTTCAGATGTCAACAGTGTGATTCTTCTCGTTAGTCCATGTGGTTACTCTGATGCCGATGCTCCTACC GTCCAAATTTGGGCGAGCAACGACATGAATAAGGAAGCACGGACATTGATGGGAAAGTGGGATGTGCAGTCCTTTGTTAAATCTTCGCCTGAGCTTTACGGTCCAGAAAAGTCTGGTAGAGCACCTAGGCATATAAAATTTGCTTTCAAGAATCCTATCCGTTGCCGCATTATATGGGTGACACTGCGTCTTCCTCGGCTTGGATCTAGCTCAGTTAGTTTGGACAGAAACATTAATCTCTTGTCTTTGGATGAGAACCCTTTTGCCCCACCAATCCCTCGGCGTGCCTCTTTTGGAGCTACCACTGAGAATGAACCATGTCTTCATGCAAAACGCATCCTTGTCAGCGGAAACAGCAGGAGGGACAAAGCACTTGCGTCATTACAAAGTGTTGACAGCATGAGTGTAAGAAACTGGCTTGACAGACCCCCACGTTTGAATAGATTCCTG ATACCACTCGAGGCTGAGAGACCGATGGCTAATGATCTAGTCCTGGAACTTTATCTGCAACCTGGTTCACCTTTAGCTTCTGGATTCCGTTTGGATGCTTTTAACGCCATAAAGCCTCGTGTTACCCACTCGCCTTCTTCAGATATAGTTGACATTTGGGACCCCACGAGTATCATAATGGAAGATAGGCACGTCTCTCCTGCCGTCTTGTATATACAAGTATCTGTTCTTCAG GATCAGTACAAAATGGTGACCATCGCCGAATACAGATTGCCTGAAGCGAGAGTTGGAACACAGATGTATTTTGACTTCCCTAAGCAAGTTCAAGGACGCAGAGTATCGTTTAAGCTGCTTGGAGATGTTACAGCTTTCGCAGATGATCCTGCAGAGACTGATGATTTGAGTGGTAGGGCTTCTCCTTTTGCTGCAGGGCTGTCGTTAGCAAACAGGATCAAGCTATATTACTATGCTGATCCTTATGAGGTAGGCAAATGGGCTAGTCTTTCTGCTGTCTGA
- the LOC103841821 gene encoding probable phosphoinositide phosphatase SAC9 isoform X1 produces the protein MDTHPPVNGQKTSIVVVTLDSNEVYIISTLFSRSDTQVIYIDPTTGALRYNGKPGLDNFKSEREAVDYITNGSRGVSRSSVYGRAILGYAVLGSFGMLLVATKLNPSVPELPGGGCVYTVAESQWVKVPLHNPQPQGKGEVKNVQELTELDIDGKHYFCDTRDITRPFPSRVPVQSPDDEFVWNKWLSLPFKNIGLPEHCVILLQGFAEYRPFGSSGQLEGIVALMARRSRLHPGTRYLARGINSCSGTGNEVECEQLVWTPKKHGQSIAFSSYIWRRGTIPIWWGAELKMTAAEAEIYVAAKDPYKGSTEYYQRLSKRYDTRNLDAPVGENQKKKAFVPIVCINLLRSGEGKSESILVQHFEESMNFIKSGGKLPYTRVHLINYDWHASVKLKGEQQTIEGLWMYLKSPTMAIGITEGDYLPSRQRLKDCRGEVICVDDVEGAFCLRSHQNGVIRFNCADSLDRTNAASFFGGLQVFVEQCRRLGISLDTDIGYGYNSGSSYTAPLPPGWEKRADAVTGKSYFIDHNTKTTTWSHPCPDKPWKRLDMRFEEFKRSTILSPVSELADLFLQQGDIHATLYTGSKAMHSQVLNIFSEESGAFKQFSAAQKNMKITLQRRYKNAMVDSSRQKQLEMFLGMRLFKHLPSIPVQPLHVLSRPSGFFLKPVPSMSETSNDGSSLLSIKTKDITWLCPQAAEAVELVIYLSEPCHVCQLVLTISHGADDLTCPSTVNVKTGRHLEDLKLVVQDASIPRCANGTNLLIPLPGPVRDEDIAITGAGARLHEKDTSSLSLLYDFEELEGQLDFLTRVVSVTFYPAGSLKIPMTLGQIEVLGVSLPWKGMFTSERTGGRLAEIAGKTKEDEVPFSSCSDSNPFAAKSLQAETVSTPVQQNDPFPSNLLDLLTGEVSASDPFPQPAVECVASGGNDMLDFLDQAVVQYSGPETVPSMSSSQDKSSRESGSHLYLNCLKSVMGPNMGRKLEFIEAIKLEIERLRLNISAAERDRALLSIGIDPATINPNSSHDEVYIGRLCRIANALAVLGQASLEDKLIASIGLEKLENSVIDFWNINGIGEGCNGGVCQVRAEVNKNSVGSTTKSLGGEPGSVFLCLQCRKKACKSCCAGRGAVLLSKSYSRDNANGGGSLADVSATSIGSDQYMCKKCCNTIVLEALIVDYVRVLVSLRRSGRVDDACREALNEVFGSNLTNHLAVRGQPSPKPEDFNVLRQILGQEESLAEFPYASFLHKVETGTDSAPFLSLLTPLNLASSSSYWKAPPSSSSVEAVIILSTLSDVNSVILLVSPCGYSDADAPTVQIWASNDMNKEARTLMGKWDVQSFVKSSPELYGPEKSGRAPRHIKFAFKNPIRCRIIWVTLRLPRLGSSSVSLDRNINLLSLDENPFAPPIPRRASFGATTENEPCLHAKRILVSGNSRRDKALASLQSVDSMSVRNWLDRPPRLNRFLIPLEAERPMANDLVLELYLQPGSPLASGFRLDAFNAIKPRVTHSPSSDIVDIWDPTSIIMEDRHVSPAVLYIQVSVLQDQYKMVTIAEYRLPEARVGTQMYFDFPKQVQGRRVSFKLLGDVTAFADDPAETDDLSGRASPFAAGLSLANRIKLYYYADPYEVGKWASLSAV, from the exons ATGGATACGCACCCACCAG TGAATGGTCAGAAGACATCTATAGTCGTTGTAACACTAGACTCTAATGAAGTCTACATCATCTCAACCCTCTTCTCAAGATCCGACACTCAAGTCATCTACATCGACCCCACCACTGGTGCCCTCCGCTACAACGGGAAGCCAGGTCTTGACAACTTCAAGTCAGAGCGCGAAGCTGTAGACTACATCACGAATGGATCGAGAGGAGTTTCCAGAAGCTCGGTTTACGGTAGGGCGATACTCGGTTACGCTGTTTTGGGCAGCTTTGGGATGCTTCTTGTCGCCACTAAGCTGAACCCGAGCGTTCCTGAGTTGCCTGGTGGAGGATGTGTGTACACTGTGGCTGAGAGTCAGTGGGTGAAAGTGCCGTTGCATAATCCGCAGCCTCAAGGGAAAGGTGAAGTTAAGAATGTTCAGGAGTTGACGGAGCTTGACATTGATGGGAAGCATTACTTTTGTGATACTAGGGATATCACTAGGCCTTTCCCGAGCCGTGTGCCGGTGCAGAGCCCTGATGATGAGTTTGTTTGGAATAAATGGTTATCTTTGCCGTTTAAGAATATTGGGCTGCCTGAGCACTGTGTCATTCTTCTGCAG GGGTTTGCAGAGTATAGACCTTTTGGAAGCTCAGGTCAGTTAGAAGGGATTGTTGCTTTAATGGCTCGCCGTAGCAGATTGCATCCAGGGACTCGTTACTTAGCTAGGGGCATAAATTCATGTTCTGGCACAG GTAACGAAGTTGAGTGTGAGCAGCTTGTATGGACACCTAAAAAGCACGGTCAGAGCATTGCTTTTAGCTCGTACATATGGCGACGTGGCACAATACCAATATGGTGGGGTGCGGAACTGAAGATGACCGCGGCGGAAGCAGAAATCTATGTGGCAGCTAAGGATCCATATAAAGGAAGCACAGAGTATTACCAAAGGCTAAGCAAAAGATATGACACTAGGAATCTAGATGCACCGGTTGGGGAAAACCAGAAGAAAAAGGCTTTTGTTCCTATTGTGTGCATTAACTTGTTAAGAAGTGGAGAAGGGAAATCAGAATCTATCTTGGTCCAACATTTCGAAGAATCGATGAACTTCATCAAATCCGGTGGAAAGCTTCCTTATACTCGTGTTCATTTGATAAATTATGATTGGCATGCCAGTGTGAAATTAAAAGGGGAGCAGCAGACGATTGAAGGGTTATGGATGTATCTAAAATCTCCAACTATGGCAATAGGAATCACTGAAGGTGACTATTTGCCTTCAAGACAAAGACTGAAAGATTGCAGAGGTGAGGTGATCTGTGTTGATGACGTAGAAGGTGCCTTCTGTTTGAGATCTCATCAGAATGGTGTGATACGCTTCAACTGCGCTGATTCTTTGGATCGAACAAATGCTGCTAGTTTCTTCGGTGGTCTTCAAGTGTTCGTTGAGCAATGTAGAAGGCTGGGGATATCACTTGATACTGATATTGGATATGGTTATAATTCTGGGAGTAGCTATACTGCTCCTCTTCCACCGGGATGGGAGAAAAGAGCTGATGCAGTCACTGGAAAATCTTATTTTATAGATCACAATACTAAGACAACAACATGGAGTCATCCTTGTCCTGATAAACCATGGAAGAGACTTGACATGAGGTTTGAAGAGTTTAAGAGATCAACTATCTTGTCCCCTGTGTCTGAGCTCGCGGATCTTTTTCTGCAACAAGGTGATATCCATGCGACCCTCTATACCGGCTCAAAAGCTATGCACAGCCAAGTTCTCAATATCTTCAGTGAAGAATCAGGAGCGTTTAAACAGTTTTCTGCAGCAcagaaaaacatgaaaattaccTTACAGAGAAGATATAAAAATGCAATGGTTGATAGTTCACGGCAAAAGCAGCTGGAGATGTTTCTGGGAATGAGGCTTTTCAAGCATCTTCCATCAATTCCTGTTCAGCCTTTACAT GTACTTTCTCGACCAAGTGGTTTCTTTCTGAAACCTGTACCTAGCATGTCTGAGACTTCCAATGATGGGTCCAGTCTGCTGAGTATCAAGACGAAGGACATAACTTGG TTATGTCCACAAGCTGCAGAAGCTGTTGAATTAGTTATCTACCTCAGTGAGCCTTGCCATGTATGTCAACTTGTACTGACAATATCACACGGTGCGGATGATTTGACATGTCCATCCACTGTGAACGTGAAAACTGGACGCCACTTAGAGGACCTTAAATTAGTTGTTCAG GATGCTTCGATACCGCGGTGTGCGAATGGTACAAATCTTCTGATACCCTTACCAGGGCCAGTTCGTGATGAGGATATTGCTATTACTGGAGCTGGTGCACGTCTTCATGAAAAAGATACGTCAAGTCTTTCACTGCTGTATGATTTTGAAGAACTAGAAGGACAACTGGATTTCTTGACCCGTGTAGTTTCGGTTACATTTTATCCAGCTGGTTCTCTCAAAATCCCCATGACTCTTGGTCAG ATAGAAGTCCTTGGAGTTTCTCTTCCATGGAAAGGAATGTTTACTAGCGAACGTACCGGAGGAAGATTGGCTGAGATTGCAGggaaaacaaaagaagatgAAGTTCCTTTTTCATCTTGTTCTGACTCGAATCCTTTTGCCGCAAAATCTTTACAGGCTGAAACTGTGTCCACACCAGTACAACAGAATGATCCGTTTCCTAGTAATCTGCTTGACCTTTTGACAGGAGAGGTTTCTGCTTCTGACCCCTTCCCACAACCAGCGGTGGAATGTGTTGCAAGTGGAGGAAATGACATGCTTGATTTCTTAGACCAAGCAGTTGTTCAATATAGTGGTCCTGAAACTGTTCCCAGCATGTCTTCTTCACAAGATAAAAGTTCTAGAGAGAGTGGTTCTCATCTGTACTTAAATTGTCTGAAGTCCGTTATGGGTCCAAACATG GGAAGGAAGCTTGAGTTTATAGAAGCTATTAAACTTGAAATTGAACGGCTACGTCTGAATATTTCTGCAGCAGAAAGAGATAGGGCACTGTTATCAATTGGAATTGATCCTGCTACCATTAATCCAAACTCTTCACACGACGAGGTATATATTGGAAGATTATGCAGAATAGCAAATGCACTTGCAGTTCTTGGCCAGGCTTCTCTTGAAGATAAACTTATAGCTTCTATTGGTTTAGAGAAGCTGGAAAATAGTGTGATAGATTTCTGGAATATTAACGGAATTGGTGAGGGTTGTAACGGTGGAGTGTGTCAAGTCAGAGCCGAGGTCAACAAAAATTCAGTTGGATCTACTACCAAGAGTTTGGGGGGAGAGCCAGGCTCAGTGTTCTTATGTTTACAGTGTAGGAAGAAAGCTTGCAAGTCTTGTTGTGCCGGAAGAGGAGCGGTTCTGCTTTCAAAATCCTACTCCAGGGACAACGCGAATGGAGGTGGAAGTCTTGCTGATGTCTCTGCTACTTCTATAGGTTCAGATCAGTACATGTGTAAAAAATGCTGCAACACGATAGTACTTGAAGCCTTGATTGTGGATTACGTTAGGGTCTTGGTCAGCTTGCGAAGAAGTGGCCGTGTTGATGATGCTTGTCGGGAAGCTCTGAATGAGGTGTTTGGATCTAACCTTACGAATCATCTTGCTGTTAGAGGTCAACCTTCTCCTAAGCCAGAAGACTTTAATGTACTTCGTCAAATTCTTGGTCAAGAGGAATCACTTGCTGAGTTCCCATATGCAAGCTTCTTACATAAG GTGGAAACTGGGACTGATTCAGCACCGTTTTTGTCATTGCTCACCCCTCTGAATCTTGCTTCTAGTAGTTCCTACTGGAAAGCTCCTCCTTCTTCAAGCTCTGTTGAAGCTGTCATCATTCTCAGTACCCTTTCAGATGTCAACAGTGTGATTCTTCTCGTTAGTCCATGTGGTTACTCTGATGCCGATGCTCCTACC GTCCAAATTTGGGCGAGCAACGACATGAATAAGGAAGCACGGACATTGATGGGAAAGTGGGATGTGCAGTCCTTTGTTAAATCTTCGCCTGAGCTTTACGGTCCAGAAAAGTCTGGTAGAGCACCTAGGCATATAAAATTTGCTTTCAAGAATCCTATCCGTTGCCGCATTATATGGGTGACACTGCGTCTTCCTCGGCTTGGATCTAGCTCAGTTAGTTTGGACAGAAACATTAATCTCTTGTCTTTGGATGAGAACCCTTTTGCCCCACCAATCCCTCGGCGTGCCTCTTTTGGAGCTACCACTGAGAATGAACCATGTCTTCATGCAAAACGCATCCTTGTCAGCGGAAACAGCAGGAGGGACAAAGCACTTGCGTCATTACAAAGTGTTGACAGCATGAGTGTAAGAAACTGGCTTGACAGACCCCCACGTTTGAATAGATTCCTG ATACCACTCGAGGCTGAGAGACCGATGGCTAATGATCTAGTCCTGGAACTTTATCTGCAACCTGGTTCACCTTTAGCTTCTGGATTCCGTTTGGATGCTTTTAACGCCATAAAGCCTCGTGTTACCCACTCGCCTTCTTCAGATATAGTTGACATTTGGGACCCCACGAGTATCATAATGGAAGATAGGCACGTCTCTCCTGCCGTCTTGTATATACAAGTATCTGTTCTTCAG GATCAGTACAAAATGGTGACCATCGCCGAATACAGATTGCCTGAAGCGAGAGTTGGAACACAGATGTATTTTGACTTCCCTAAGCAAGTTCAAGGACGCAGAGTATCGTTTAAGCTGCTTGGAGATGTTACAGCTTTCGCAGATGATCCTGCAGAGACTGATGATTTGAGTGGTAGGGCTTCTCCTTTTGCTGCAGGGCTGTCGTTAGCAAACAGGATCAAGCTATATTACTATGCTGATCCTTATGAGGTAGGCAAATGGGCTAGTCTTTCTGCTGTCTGA